One Acetobacteroides hydrogenigenes genomic window carries:
- a CDS encoding carboxypeptidase-like regulatory domain-containing protein: protein MDSSKGKMGVIAARCTIISKSAEASSNADAQKLAADLLKDIASDKDINLSVKLKYEESLTTKKDVKKWQALTVNSSVNSLLMLESLKPATEANPRALATKTNFSEKKLPALLKEAKVIDSVLKEKTSELLAHGYKQEQIDELGINIQKLVQTSDKVNAIVVELGLLRGKRKAMETEIDGKFRMLNSMVMVNKGLMPTLYNEYFSVKQIRNHNSHMTIEGSITCNGQPLANASITIISTVEAKKKTPRKVAADGSTVPTEKVIVSKLSNIKGEFSTTKLKSGTYKAIISKNGHTSQEVTLFVNPKETTKISVSLDKLEVFNN, encoded by the coding sequence ATGGATTCATCAAAAGGGAAAATGGGAGTAATAGCTGCTCGCTGCACTATTATTTCTAAGTCAGCCGAGGCCAGTAGTAATGCCGACGCACAAAAGCTTGCTGCCGATTTGCTAAAAGATATTGCATCGGACAAGGACATCAACCTATCGGTTAAGCTTAAATACGAAGAAAGCCTAACAACCAAAAAGGACGTTAAGAAATGGCAGGCGCTAACGGTAAATAGTTCGGTAAACTCGCTGCTTATGCTCGAATCGTTAAAGCCAGCAACCGAAGCAAACCCTCGTGCTTTAGCCACCAAGACCAACTTTAGTGAGAAAAAGCTGCCTGCGCTACTAAAAGAGGCAAAGGTTATCGATAGCGTTCTTAAGGAAAAAACCAGCGAGCTGCTTGCCCATGGCTATAAGCAGGAGCAAATAGACGAGCTGGGCATCAACATCCAGAAGTTGGTACAAACCTCCGATAAGGTAAACGCCATTGTGGTAGAGCTTGGACTGCTACGCGGCAAGCGCAAAGCAATGGAAACCGAAATTGACGGTAAGTTTAGGATGCTAAACTCGATGGTAATGGTAAATAAGGGTCTGATGCCAACGCTCTACAACGAGTACTTCTCGGTAAAGCAAATCCGAAACCATAATAGCCACATGACCATAGAGGGGAGCATCACCTGTAACGGACAACCGCTTGCCAATGCAAGCATTACAATAATCTCTACAGTAGAGGCTAAGAAGAAAACTCCACGAAAGGTAGCAGCAGATGGAAGCACCGTACCTACCGAAAAGGTAATCGTCAGCAAGCTGAGCAACATTAAGGGCGAGTTTTCGACTACTAAGCTGAAATCGGGAACCTATAAGGCCATTATTTCCAAAAATGGACATACCTCGCAGGAGGTTACCCTATTCGTAAACCCTAAAGAGACAACCAAAATAAGCGTATCGCTAGACAAGCTAGAGGTTTTCAACAACTAG
- a CDS encoding HD domain-containing protein, with amino-acid sequence MKDILRSDSDGLVGKTAEYVRSLLVGEGSGHDWWHIYRVWKMSVRIAKEENANLLVVELGALLHDIADWKFNDGDEEVGPAKARAWLQSLMVDEEVIAQVCQIVRDISYKGAGVATPMPTIEGQVVQDADRLDAIGAIGIARTFAYGGSKAREMYNPDQSPVLHQSFEQYKMGNGSTINHFYEKLLLLKERMNTATAKRLAQHRHKVMEEFLDEFYLEWEGER; translated from the coding sequence ATGAAAGACATTTTACGATCGGATAGCGATGGCCTAGTTGGTAAAACCGCCGAGTACGTGCGCAGCTTGCTCGTTGGCGAAGGCTCGGGGCACGATTGGTGGCACATTTATAGGGTTTGGAAGATGTCGGTTCGTATTGCCAAGGAGGAAAACGCCAACCTGCTGGTGGTGGAGCTTGGCGCTCTGCTGCACGACATCGCCGACTGGAAGTTTAATGACGGCGACGAGGAGGTGGGTCCTGCAAAAGCGCGGGCATGGCTGCAGAGCCTGATGGTGGACGAGGAGGTTATTGCGCAGGTTTGCCAGATAGTGCGGGATATCTCGTATAAGGGGGCTGGTGTTGCCACTCCTATGCCTACCATCGAGGGGCAGGTGGTGCAGGATGCCGATAGGCTGGATGCCATTGGTGCCATTGGCATTGCGCGGACGTTCGCCTACGGTGGAAGTAAGGCGCGCGAGATGTACAATCCCGATCAGAGCCCTGTGCTGCACCAGTCGTTCGAGCAGTATAAGATGGGCAACGGTAGCACCATCAACCACTTTTACGAGAAGCTGCTGCTGCTTAAGGAGCGAATGAATACCGCAACAGCAAAAAGGTTGGCTCAGCACCGTCATAAGGTGATGGAGGAGTTTCTGGATGAGTTCTACCTAGAGTGGGAGGGCGAGAGGTAG
- a CDS encoding beta-N-acetylhexosaminidase: protein MNKIERNHSSFLKRWGITAGACAIMLLAGGGIVKAQPQKALIPLPVSAAYGTESFTINEKTTIFCTKEVKEEAKKLQKMLKPATGYSLKLTSKDKGNSIRLSINKGIGLPAEGYQLHADSKGISITGADAAGLYWGCQTLRQLLPAQIYQNSKQNNIVWSVDQADIKDYPRFGWRGMMLDCSRQFFSADFVKQYIDWLSAHKINIFHWHLTDDQGWRIEIKKYPLLTQKGAWRGPNEVLQPSFGSGDNRYGGYYTQKEIKEIVRYAAERHVNILPEVDIPGHSRAVTASYPETLCQSGDTSRSVQGEKQNVWCAGREENFKMLDDIFGEVAKLFPFAYIHIGGDEVNKNYWSSCQRDQQLMKEMGMTSVDQIQNYFIKRVQTIITQKGKKMLGWNEILEGGKLDSETGVMAWTGVDAGIEAAQKGHPVIMLPGSYCYFDMSQARGERGHWWAGIVSLERVYSFDPLNNQQLSAEENSRIFGVQAALWSEYLDRPARYVEYQSYPRICAIAEVGWTPQAQRQWADFNQRVTSNHFHRLANMDIKFRVPTATATFSKGEVTIAEPYTGATIRYTTDASEPTSTSTLYAQPFKCPSPELLRTKVYFNDTLSSNTVAGAEPQPFASWDASTIGTEWKTVEYPLTDVLYSNGYWQLELRPTKGTKAVEVRNAAIVRNSEIVAIDEHLATAGGKNGRPYYHFAIDNFSSQDTYKLRMEVHAKDSIDSYGSLILRKSEYTEPKVSVTTNLKVNESKSPLTNLTDWNRSTTFTSVEAPKDGDYITFELKEPIFISRLEVRTGIPQTSRYSLNNGALEISENGTDFTNVSGFTYGTGSATIGKKVKSIRIRVIGKHLDSFLTVQDLMLW from the coding sequence ATGAATAAAATCGAAAGGAATCATTCTTCCTTCCTAAAACGATGGGGCATTACTGCAGGCGCTTGTGCCATAATGCTTCTTGCCGGAGGAGGGATTGTAAAGGCTCAACCTCAGAAAGCACTTATTCCCCTGCCAGTATCGGCAGCTTACGGAACCGAATCGTTTACCATAAACGAAAAAACTACCATCTTCTGCACAAAAGAGGTAAAGGAGGAAGCGAAAAAGCTGCAAAAGATGCTTAAACCCGCAACAGGCTACTCGCTAAAGCTAACCTCAAAGGATAAGGGCAACAGCATTCGCCTTAGTATCAACAAGGGGATTGGACTTCCCGCCGAAGGTTACCAGCTTCACGCCGATAGCAAGGGAATATCCATCACCGGAGCCGATGCTGCCGGGCTATACTGGGGCTGCCAAACGCTTCGCCAGCTGCTTCCCGCTCAGATTTATCAAAACTCCAAGCAAAACAACATAGTATGGAGCGTTGATCAAGCCGACATCAAGGATTATCCCCGTTTTGGATGGCGAGGAATGATGCTCGACTGCTCGCGCCAGTTCTTTAGCGCTGATTTTGTAAAGCAGTACATCGACTGGCTGTCGGCGCACAAGATCAACATCTTCCATTGGCACCTTACCGACGATCAGGGTTGGAGAATCGAGATCAAAAAGTACCCGTTGCTTACCCAAAAGGGCGCATGGCGTGGCCCGAACGAGGTGCTGCAGCCTTCATTTGGCTCGGGAGATAACCGCTATGGCGGCTACTATACCCAAAAGGAGATCAAGGAGATTGTTCGCTACGCAGCCGAACGCCACGTTAACATACTTCCTGAGGTTGATATCCCCGGTCACAGCCGCGCCGTTACCGCCTCGTACCCCGAAACGCTCTGCCAATCGGGCGATACTAGCCGTAGCGTGCAGGGCGAAAAGCAAAATGTTTGGTGTGCCGGACGCGAGGAGAACTTTAAGATGCTCGACGATATCTTTGGTGAGGTGGCAAAGCTATTCCCATTTGCGTATATCCACATTGGCGGCGACGAGGTTAACAAAAACTACTGGAGCAGCTGCCAAAGAGATCAACAATTGATGAAGGAGATGGGCATGACCTCGGTTGATCAAATTCAGAACTACTTCATCAAGCGCGTCCAAACCATCATCACCCAAAAAGGAAAGAAGATGCTGGGCTGGAATGAGATTTTGGAGGGCGGAAAGCTCGATAGCGAAACCGGAGTGATGGCTTGGACGGGTGTTGATGCCGGAATCGAAGCCGCACAAAAGGGGCATCCTGTGATAATGCTCCCCGGATCGTACTGCTACTTCGATATGTCGCAAGCACGTGGCGAACGCGGACACTGGTGGGCAGGCATTGTTAGCCTCGAAAGGGTTTACTCCTTCGACCCGCTCAACAACCAGCAGCTATCAGCCGAAGAAAACAGCCGCATCTTTGGCGTTCAGGCAGCCCTTTGGTCGGAATACCTCGACCGCCCTGCCCGTTACGTAGAGTACCAGTCGTACCCACGTATCTGCGCCATTGCCGAAGTGGGTTGGACACCACAAGCGCAGCGCCAATGGGCCGATTTCAACCAGCGCGTTACCAGCAACCACTTCCATCGATTGGCAAACATGGATATCAAGTTCCGTGTTCCAACCGCCACGGCCACCTTTAGCAAGGGCGAGGTAACCATTGCAGAACCCTACACAGGTGCTACGATTCGCTACACTACCGATGCCAGCGAACCAACCAGCACTTCGACGCTATACGCTCAACCATTTAAATGCCCAAGTCCCGAATTGCTTCGCACAAAGGTTTACTTCAACGATACCCTATCGAGCAATACCGTTGCAGGAGCCGAACCTCAACCATTTGCATCGTGGGATGCATCGACCATAGGCACCGAGTGGAAGACCGTAGAGTACCCTCTTACCGATGTGCTCTACAGCAACGGCTACTGGCAGCTGGAGCTTCGTCCAACAAAGGGAACAAAAGCAGTAGAGGTACGCAATGCTGCCATCGTCCGCAACAGCGAAATCGTGGCCATCGACGAGCATCTAGCCACTGCAGGAGGGAAAAACGGACGACCTTACTACCACTTTGCCATCGACAATTTTAGCAGCCAAGATACCTACAAGCTAAGGATGGAGGTACATGCAAAGGATAGCATCGACAGCTACGGTAGCCTAATCCTCCGCAAAAGCGAATATACAGAGCCTAAGGTCAGCGTAACCACCAACCTCAAGGTTAACGAGAGCAAAAGTCCGCTTACCAACCTTACCGATTGGAACAGAAGCACCACCTTCACCTCGGTTGAAGCCCCCAAAGATGGCGATTACATTACCTTCGAGCTCAAAGAGCCTATTTTTATTAGCAGGCTGGAGGTGCGCACGGGTATTCCACAAACCTCGCGCTATAGCCTCAACAATGGTGCACTCGAAATCTCGGAAAACGGAACCGACTTTACCAACGTTTCGGGCTTTACCTACGGAACCGGTAGCGCCACCATCGGAAAAAAGGTGAAGAGCATCCGCATTCGTGTTATTGGCAAGCACCTAGACTCATTCCTAACCGTACAGGATTTGATGTTGTGGTAG